The following are from one region of the Polaribacter marinaquae genome:
- a CDS encoding glycosyl hydrolase family 17 codes for MKMIKKMNGFLYVIWIIMLFFIVSCKGNATKNKVDVRNLSASEILGNKEYLAISYGGYRQKSRDIQPTIKELKDDLKILSAMKIKVLRTYNVHLKQAANLLEAINQLKQEESGFEMYVMLGAWIDCKNAFNNNGKEPNHLEESERNAIEIETAVTLAKKYPEIVKIISVGNEAMVKWATSYYVQPKVILKWVNYLQKLKKEGELSSDLWVTSSDNFASWGGGDKSYHTEDLTRLIKAVDFISMHTYPMHDTHYNPVFWKVNNVKDADVSKEVRIDSLMKNATKYAVNQYKNVKKYVQSLGVQKPIHIGETGWATKSNGFYGSKGSKATDQYKQAFYYKAMRDWSNSNGITCFYFEAFDEQWKDAKNPEGSENHFGLINNKSEAKFALWHLVDKNMFKSLTRNNLPIQKSYNGNKQKLMEEVLLLE; via the coding sequence ATGAAAATGATAAAAAAGATGAATGGTTTCCTTTATGTTATATGGATAATTATGCTCTTTTTTATCGTTTCGTGCAAAGGTAATGCAACTAAAAACAAGGTTGATGTTAGAAATTTATCAGCATCAGAAATTCTAGGAAATAAAGAGTATTTGGCTATTTCGTATGGCGGATATCGACAAAAATCAAGAGATATTCAACCTACAATCAAAGAATTAAAAGATGATTTAAAAATTTTGTCTGCAATGAAAATTAAAGTTCTAAGAACTTATAATGTTCATTTAAAACAAGCAGCAAATTTATTAGAAGCTATTAATCAACTTAAGCAAGAAGAAAGTGGTTTTGAAATGTACGTAATGTTAGGTGCGTGGATCGATTGTAAAAATGCTTTTAATAATAATGGTAAAGAACCTAATCACCTTGAAGAAAGCGAAAGGAATGCTATTGAAATAGAAACAGCTGTTACATTGGCAAAAAAATACCCAGAAATTGTAAAAATTATTTCTGTTGGTAATGAGGCAATGGTAAAATGGGCGACAAGTTATTATGTTCAGCCAAAAGTGATACTAAAATGGGTAAATTATCTTCAAAAATTAAAAAAAGAAGGCGAGTTGTCAAGTGACCTTTGGGTTACAAGTTCAGATAATTTTGCTTCTTGGGGTGGCGGAGATAAATCTTACCATACAGAAGATTTAACACGATTAATTAAGGCGGTAGATTTTATTTCTATGCACACATATCCAATGCATGATACACATTATAATCCGGTTTTTTGGAAAGTTAATAATGTTAAAGATGCTGATGTTTCTAAGGAAGTAAGAATAGATTCTTTGATGAAAAATGCTACAAAATATGCAGTAAATCAATATAAAAATGTAAAAAAATATGTTCAAAGTCTTGGTGTTCAAAAACCGATTCATATAGGAGAAACTGGTTGGGCAACAAAATCTAATGGCTTTTATGGTTCAAAAGGATCTAAAGCAACAGACCAATATAAGCAGGCATTTTATTACAAAGCAATGAGAGATTGGTCTAATAGCAACGGAATTACATGTTTTTATTTTGAAGCTTTTGATGAGCAATGGAAAGACGCTAAAAATCCTGAAGGATCAGAAAATCATTTCGGATTAATTAATAATAAAAGTGAGGCGAAATTTGCGCTTTGGCACTTGGTAGATAAAAATATGTTTAAATCATTAACACGAAATAATTTGCCAATCCAAAAGTCTTACAATGGTAATAAACAGAAATTAATGGAAGAGGTTTTACTTCTTGAATAA
- a CDS encoding glycoside hydrolase family 30 protein: protein MKIDLKSVLLFMSILMILSCEKKQEVLDVEIYETSAKGNKLSKIKPFSGDENSSTIKINDQKKFQTITGFGGSFTESSAYLLNKLSKEKRNEILEAYFGESGAKYSLTRTHMNSCDFSLSNYSYTPVADDVELKHFSVAEDKDDIIPMIKDAMAISKDGFKIIASPWSAAPWMKDNNSWVGGKLLPKYYDTWALFFSKYLDAYKNEGINIWGFTVENEPHGNGNNWESMHYSPKEMTDFVQNHLGPKLEKDGKSDVKILGYDQNRAGLKEWVDEMYKTEESAKYFDGTAIHWYESTYEVFPEALQYAHQKSPDKYLIETEGCVDSEVPKWRDDLWYWSKEATDWGWDWASEKDRYLHPKYAPVNRYARDIIGCLNNYVDGWVDWNMVLDTQGGPNWFKNWCVAPVIVDPEKDEVYFTPIYYTLSHFSKFIRPEASIIEVTNSDKELQVTAAKNPDDSIAVVVFNEGLNQKSFTLNFLEKSVSVKIDAQAIQTIIIPAN from the coding sequence ATGAAAATAGATCTAAAAAGCGTCTTATTATTTATGTCAATTTTGATGATACTAAGTTGTGAAAAAAAACAAGAAGTTTTAGATGTAGAAATTTATGAAACTTCTGCCAAAGGAAATAAGCTGTCTAAAATAAAGCCTTTTTCTGGAGATGAAAACTCATCAACAATAAAAATTAACGATCAAAAGAAGTTTCAAACCATAACAGGTTTTGGAGGTTCTTTTACAGAGTCTTCTGCGTATTTGTTAAACAAATTGAGTAAAGAAAAAAGAAATGAAATTTTAGAAGCATATTTTGGAGAGTCTGGCGCTAAATATTCTCTTACTAGAACGCATATGAATTCATGTGATTTTTCATTATCAAATTATTCTTATACACCAGTTGCAGACGATGTAGAATTAAAACATTTTTCTGTTGCCGAAGACAAAGATGATATTATACCGATGATAAAAGATGCAATGGCAATTTCTAAAGATGGTTTTAAAATAATTGCTTCTCCTTGGTCTGCTGCACCTTGGATGAAAGATAATAATAGTTGGGTTGGTGGTAAATTGTTGCCAAAATATTATGATACATGGGCCTTGTTTTTTTCTAAGTATTTAGACGCTTACAAAAATGAAGGAATAAATATTTGGGGATTTACAGTTGAAAATGAACCGCATGGAAATGGTAATAATTGGGAAAGCATGCATTATTCACCAAAAGAAATGACCGATTTTGTTCAGAATCATTTAGGACCAAAATTAGAAAAAGATGGTAAATCGGATGTTAAAATTTTAGGATACGATCAAAATAGAGCTGGCTTAAAAGAATGGGTGGATGAAATGTATAAGACAGAAGAAAGTGCGAAGTATTTTGATGGTACAGCAATTCATTGGTATGAAAGTACGTATGAGGTTTTTCCGGAAGCTTTACAGTATGCACATCAAAAATCTCCAGATAAATATTTAATAGAAACAGAAGGTTGTGTAGATTCTGAAGTGCCAAAATGGAGAGATGATTTATGGTATTGGTCTAAAGAAGCAACAGATTGGGGTTGGGATTGGGCTTCTGAAAAGGATAGATATTTACACCCTAAATACGCGCCTGTAAATAGATATGCAAGAGATATTATTGGTTGCTTAAATAATTATGTTGATGGTTGGGTAGATTGGAATATGGTTTTAGATACACAAGGCGGACCAAATTGGTTTAAGAATTGGTGTGTTGCTCCTGTAATAGTAGATCCAGAGAAAGATGAAGTGTATTTTACACCAATATATTACACTTTATCACATTTTAGCAAATTTATAAGACCAGAAGCCTCAATAATTGAAGTAACAAATTCTGATAAAGAATTACAAGTAACAGCGGCAAAAAATCCTGATGATTCTATTGCTGTAGTAGTTTTTAACGAAGGCTTAAATCAAAAAAGTTTCACTTTAAATTTTTTAGAGAAATCGGTATCTGTAAAAATTGATGCACAAGCAATTCAAACAATAATTATTCCTGCAAACTAA
- a CDS encoding glycoside hydrolase family 2 TIM barrel-domain containing protein, which produces MKNYIQLVLLTFLFISCNSETKTDVVSVSKNKILVNNTPYFIKGICYHPVPKGSNKRSFNSIDQDLKLMQEAGINTIRVYEPIADVTVLNKLEKAEIKVIIGFGYKQDGINDLYSGSYLDYIEKFKNHKAILMWELGNEYNYHPEWFDGDILNWYNVMDKAAVAIHKIDNNHPVATAHGELPNAIAYAKGKNIDVWGMNVYRWDNPEEIFTQWQQISSKPMYLSEAGSDSYMTIAKDSFEKGINEKAQAAATSKILNKIVANKDKGNGITLFSFTDGLWKAGNINQQDIGGWAPNSSGVPYDGAPNEEFWGIVDINRKKKEVFSIVKKVYSSLDKK; this is translated from the coding sequence ATGAAAAATTATATACAGTTAGTTTTATTGACCTTTCTTTTTATCTCTTGTAATTCTGAGACAAAAACCGATGTTGTAAGTGTTTCGAAAAATAAAATCTTGGTAAATAATACACCATATTTTATTAAAGGAATTTGTTACCATCCGGTTCCTAAAGGAAGTAATAAAAGAAGTTTTAATAGTATAGATCAAGATTTAAAATTGATGCAAGAAGCAGGCATAAACACCATAAGAGTTTATGAACCAATTGCAGATGTTACTGTTTTAAATAAATTAGAAAAAGCAGAAATTAAAGTAATTATTGGGTTTGGGTACAAACAAGATGGTATAAACGATTTGTATTCTGGCTCTTATTTAGATTATATAGAAAAGTTTAAAAACCACAAAGCAATTTTAATGTGGGAGTTGGGTAATGAATACAATTATCATCCAGAATGGTTTGATGGTGATATTTTAAACTGGTACAATGTTATGGATAAGGCTGCAGTAGCAATTCATAAAATAGATAATAATCATCCGGTAGCAACAGCGCATGGTGAATTGCCAAATGCAATTGCATATGCTAAAGGCAAAAATATTGATGTTTGGGGAATGAATGTTTATAGATGGGACAATCCTGAAGAAATTTTTACGCAATGGCAACAAATCAGTTCTAAACCAATGTATTTATCAGAAGCAGGTAGTGATAGCTATATGACTATTGCTAAAGATAGCTTTGAAAAAGGAATTAATGAGAAGGCACAAGCAGCAGCTACTTCAAAAATTCTAAACAAGATTGTTGCCAATAAAGATAAGGGTAACGGTATAACATTGTTTTCTTTTACAGATGGTTTATGGAAAGCAGGTAATATCAATCAACAAGATATTGGTGGTTGGGCTCCTAATAGTTCTGGGGTGCCATATGATGGCGCGCCCAACGAAGAATTTTGGGGAATAGTAGATATTAATAGAAAGAAAAAAGAGGTTTTTTCTATCGTGAAAAAAGTGTATTCATCTTTAGATAAAAAATAA
- a CDS encoding T9SS type A sorting domain-containing protein, whose amino-acid sequence MKKITLLLLLITAFGFAQNSVTVDGSQTWNGYVNAFNTSDDSYAFGFSYDVANLKTTLTSTSVTLQPNFAIWSAENTNPSWFDNTTTPNKYIEASSYVENNGLAGSDLTFSANLDAHTINSAYKVVAFIKALDPNNGYATVVNKNIVLTNGMSSFSVSATGAELQSGFIIQYGFSVTGALGDPANETSLGSVVVTENASNDSGNTTNDGVTIDGSKTYNGYVNAFNTADDSYAFGFSYDVANLKTTVNASTITLQPNFAIWTAENTNASWFDNPTTPNKYIEASSYVENNGLADSDLTFSANIDSYTIDAGYTVVAFIKALDPNNGYATVVNKSVTLTSSMTSFSVSALAAELQAGFIIQYGFSVKGALGNPSNEASLGSVVLSSNAAVASVERNSLLNISMYPNPTNNYLNISSDNIISKVSIYNILGKQVKNIQINEKSKNIDVSNLSKGVYMIKYTVDNTVGSSKFMKN is encoded by the coding sequence ATGAAAAAAATTACTTTACTTTTACTTTTAATAACTGCTTTTGGGTTTGCTCAAAACTCTGTTACTGTAGACGGTTCTCAAACATGGAATGGTTATGTAAACGCATTTAATACTTCGGATGATAGTTATGCTTTCGGATTTAGTTATGATGTGGCAAATTTAAAAACTACACTTACTTCTACATCTGTTACATTACAACCTAACTTTGCAATTTGGTCAGCAGAAAATACAAATCCATCTTGGTTTGATAATACAACAACGCCAAATAAGTATATAGAGGCAAGTTCTTACGTAGAAAATAACGGATTAGCAGGTTCGGATTTAACTTTTTCTGCAAATTTAGATGCTCATACTATAAACTCAGCGTACAAAGTTGTCGCTTTTATAAAAGCCTTAGATCCCAATAATGGTTATGCAACTGTGGTTAATAAAAACATCGTGCTAACAAACGGAATGAGTTCTTTTTCTGTGTCTGCAACAGGTGCAGAATTGCAATCTGGTTTTATAATTCAGTATGGTTTTTCTGTTACAGGTGCTTTAGGAGACCCTGCAAATGAAACATCATTAGGAAGTGTTGTAGTTACTGAAAACGCAAGCAATGATTCTGGAAATACTACCAATGATGGTGTTACTATTGATGGTTCTAAAACTTACAATGGTTATGTAAATGCATTTAACACTGCAGATGATAGTTACGCTTTTGGATTTTCTTATGATGTAGCAAATTTAAAAACAACAGTAAATGCATCAACAATTACATTACAACCTAATTTTGCTATTTGGACAGCCGAAAACACAAATGCTTCTTGGTTTGATAATCCTACAACACCAAACAAATATATAGAAGCAAGTTCTTATGTAGAAAATAACGGATTAGCAGATTCGGATTTAACTTTTTCTGCAAATATCGATAGTTATACAATCGATGCAGGTTACACTGTTGTTGCATTTATAAAAGCATTAGATCCTAATAATGGTTACGCAACAGTTGTAAATAAGAGTGTAACTTTAACAAGCAGCATGACTTCTTTTTCAGTTTCGGCATTAGCTGCAGAATTGCAAGCAGGTTTTATTATTCAATACGGTTTTTCTGTAAAAGGTGCATTAGGTAATCCGTCTAACGAAGCTAGTTTAGGTAGTGTTGTTTTAAGTTCTAATGCTGCAGTTGCAAGTGTAGAAAGAAATTCTTTATTAAACATTTCTATGTATCCTAATCCAACAAATAATTACTTAAATATCTCTTCGGATAATATAATTTCTAAAGTTAGTATTTATAATATTTTAGGAAAACAAGTAAAAAATATTCAAATAAATGAAAAATCAAAAAATATTGATGTTTCGAATTTGAGTAAAGGTGTTTATATGATTAAATATACAGTTGATAATACTGTAGGGAGTTCTAAGTTTATGAAAAATTAG
- a CDS encoding YchJ family protein encodes MKCPCNPNKLYKNCCKKAHDDIFSVKTSEELMRSRYSAFVLGNTDYLHKSHHSSTRLSNREYKELKKWTKSVDWVKLQIHNSTNNSVEFTAFFIENGNLETIKEYATFCKENNHWVYLNAV; translated from the coding sequence ATGAAATGTCCTTGTAACCCAAATAAATTATATAAAAATTGCTGTAAGAAAGCTCATGATGACATATTCTCTGTTAAAACATCAGAAGAATTAATGCGCTCTAGATACAGTGCTTTTGTGTTGGGTAATACAGATTATTTACATAAAAGCCATCATAGTTCAACAAGATTGTCTAATAGAGAATACAAAGAATTAAAAAAGTGGACTAAATCTGTTGATTGGGTAAAACTTCAAATTCATAATTCTACGAATAATAGTGTAGAATTTACTGCCTTTTTTATTGAAAACGGAAATTTAGAAACCATTAAAGAATATGCTACATTTTGTAAAGAAAATAATCATTGGGTATATTTAAATGCAGTTTAA
- a CDS encoding peptidoglycan-binding domain-containing protein gives MKQIIIFLLLIIVILIGYGKYNQYKRYNSPEVNYTSTKTLDLEYYNQEIVLKYYEAVEELNSFVMLQWSANNIDVRTPEDDDNETKIAVDTYAKKLATVKYYEDILSKSSELKSKGLTSKEIEFLVKNGVDLITYNKNLYTNKLITLFKNTPQIKFGSKHPIVFEIQKILIKKGYKLELDGVYKKQTFNIIKSFETKNNLFSDGVLDLLTLEAILK, from the coding sequence ATGAAACAAATTATAATTTTTTTGTTGTTAATTATTGTTATTTTAATTGGCTACGGAAAGTACAATCAGTACAAAAGATACAACTCACCAGAGGTTAATTATACATCAACTAAAACCTTAGATTTAGAATACTACAATCAAGAAATTGTTTTAAAGTATTATGAAGCTGTTGAAGAACTTAATAGTTTTGTAATGTTACAATGGTCTGCAAACAATATAGATGTTAGAACACCAGAAGACGATGATAACGAAACAAAAATAGCGGTTGATACTTATGCTAAAAAATTAGCTACAGTAAAATACTATGAAGATATATTATCTAAATCTTCTGAATTAAAATCGAAAGGATTAACGAGTAAAGAAATTGAATTTTTAGTTAAAAATGGAGTCGATTTAATAACTTACAACAAAAATCTTTACACAAATAAGTTAATTACATTATTTAAGAATACTCCTCAGATTAAGTTTGGAAGCAAACATCCTATTGTTTTTGAAATTCAAAAGATTTTAATCAAAAAAGGATACAAACTAGAATTAGATGGCGTTTATAAAAAACAAACTTTTAATATAATTAAGAGTTTTGAAACTAAAAATAATCTTTTCTCAGACGGCGTTTTAGACCTTTTAACATTAGAAGCAATTCTAAAATAA
- a CDS encoding MFS transporter: METANLSKKKKVSFGQKVAFGLGMLANQMFPAVLGIFTVVLVENLGFPGWMLGVLYFLPRIFDAITDPIMGFISDNTKSKWGRRRQYVLIGAIIMGVSFALMWQMYTSNSVNYNFTYFLLWSFVFYLGLTIFSVPYVAMGYEMSDDFHERTNIMATAQLIGQWAWVIAPWFWVLMADTTLFESGDVATRSLAIYVAIACAFLAAVPAIFIKSKSTLNENYSSLTLDNIGGSFNEIIEGFKAALKIEPFKKLCIATFLIFNAFNTIAGFSYYIIKYYLFAGNESNFGLWPTLFGSVGAIVTTFLVIPIVAKMSKKMGKKKAFLISQGISVVGYILLWFLFIPGKPYMFLFALPFFSFGIGSLFTLMMSMTSDVIDIDELNTNKRREGIFGAIYWWMVKFGLAIAGLLSGLILTFVNFESGAAIQTEESMFGLRIFFSGLPILGTLAAMYVMRNYDVTEEKTLLIRAELDKRNNNK; this comes from the coding sequence ATGGAAACAGCTAATTTATCAAAAAAGAAAAAAGTTTCTTTCGGGCAAAAAGTAGCGTTCGGCTTAGGGATGTTGGCAAATCAAATGTTTCCGGCAGTTTTAGGTATTTTTACTGTGGTTTTAGTAGAAAATTTAGGTTTCCCTGGTTGGATGTTAGGTGTTTTATATTTTCTACCTAGAATTTTCGATGCAATTACAGATCCTATTATGGGGTTTATTTCAGATAATACGAAGTCGAAATGGGGTAGAAGAAGGCAATATGTTTTAATAGGTGCAATTATAATGGGCGTTTCATTTGCTTTGATGTGGCAAATGTATACATCAAACTCTGTAAACTATAATTTTACGTATTTTTTACTTTGGTCTTTTGTCTTTTATTTAGGATTAACCATTTTTAGTGTTCCTTATGTGGCAATGGGTTATGAAATGAGTGACGATTTTCATGAACGAACAAATATAATGGCAACTGCACAATTAATTGGGCAATGGGCTTGGGTAATTGCACCTTGGTTTTGGGTTTTAATGGCAGACACAACATTGTTTGAATCTGGTGATGTTGCAACAAGATCTTTAGCAATATATGTAGCGATAGCTTGTGCTTTTTTGGCAGCGGTTCCTGCAATATTTATCAAAAGTAAATCAACCTTAAATGAAAACTACTCGTCTTTAACATTAGATAACATAGGTGGTAGTTTTAATGAAATAATAGAAGGTTTTAAAGCTGCTTTAAAAATTGAACCTTTTAAAAAATTATGCATTGCTACTTTTTTAATATTTAACGCTTTTAATACGATTGCAGGTTTTTCTTACTACATTATTAAATATTACTTATTTGCCGGAAACGAATCTAATTTTGGTCTTTGGCCTACTTTATTTGGAAGTGTTGGTGCAATTGTAACTACTTTTTTAGTAATACCTATTGTTGCTAAAATGTCTAAAAAAATGGGAAAGAAAAAAGCTTTTTTAATTTCTCAAGGAATTTCTGTAGTTGGGTATATTTTACTATGGTTTTTATTTATTCCTGGAAAACCCTATATGTTTTTGTTTGCATTGCCATTCTTTTCTTTTGGCATTGGAAGTTTATTTACCCTGATGATGTCTATGACTTCTGATGTTATTGATATCGATGAGTTAAATACAAATAAAAGAAGAGAAGGTATTTTTGGAGCGATTTATTGGTGGATGGTTAAATTTGGATTAGCAATTGCAGGTTTGTTAAGTGGATTAATTTTAACTTTTGTAAACTTTGAATCTGGTGCAGCGATTCAAACTGAAGAATCAATGTTTGGTTTAAGAATTTTCTTCTCAGGATTACCAATCTTAGGAACTTTAGCTGCAATGTACGTAATGAGAAACTACGATGTTACTGAAGAAAAAACGCTTTTAATTAGAGCTGAGTTAGATAAGCGAAACAATAACAAATAG